A window of the Bacteroides thetaiotaomicron VPI-5482 genome harbors these coding sequences:
- a CDS encoding alpha-L-fucosidase, whose product MKKLCYLSLFILYSVCSFAQQQELPVPKPHQLKWHEAEMGAVFHYDLHVFDGIRYGQGNNRINPIEDYNIFNPTELNTDQWVQAAKAAGCKFAVLTATHETGFGLWQSDVNPYCLKAVKWRDGKGDIVRDFVNSCRKYGLQPGIYIGIRWNSLLGIHNFKAEGEGAFARNRQAWYKRLCEKMVTELCTRYGDLYMIWFDGGADDPRADGPDVEPIVNKYQPNCLFYHNIDRADFRWGGSETGTVEYPCWSTFPVPCSHHKRIESSIDQLELLKHGDKNGRYWVPAMADTPLRGANGRHEWFWEPDDENNIYPLNTLMDKYEKSVGRNATLILGLTPDPTGLIPAGDAQRLKEMGDEINRRFSSPIARISGQKKSLTLKLGKEQSVNYCIIQENIKNGERIRQYQIEAKVNGKWQTVCKGESVGHKRIEKFEPVEATALRLTVSESIALPDIINFSAYSVK is encoded by the coding sequence ATGAAGAAACTTTGCTATCTCTCTCTTTTTATCCTATACTCAGTTTGCAGCTTCGCACAACAACAGGAACTCCCCGTCCCCAAGCCCCATCAACTCAAATGGCATGAGGCGGAAATGGGAGCTGTCTTCCATTATGACCTGCACGTGTTTGACGGCATCCGCTACGGACAAGGCAACAACCGTATCAATCCCATCGAAGATTACAACATCTTCAACCCGACCGAACTGAATACTGACCAATGGGTACAAGCTGCCAAAGCTGCCGGATGCAAATTTGCCGTACTGACTGCTACCCACGAAACAGGTTTCGGACTCTGGCAAAGCGACGTCAACCCTTATTGCCTGAAAGCCGTGAAATGGAGAGACGGGAAAGGAGACATTGTCCGTGACTTCGTCAACTCCTGCCGCAAATATGGTCTGCAACCGGGCATCTATATCGGTATCCGATGGAACTCCCTGCTGGGCATCCATAACTTCAAGGCCGAAGGAGAAGGAGCGTTCGCCCGCAACCGCCAGGCATGGTACAAGCGCCTGTGCGAGAAAATGGTGACAGAACTCTGCACCCGCTACGGAGATTTATATATGATATGGTTTGACGGCGGAGCCGATGATCCCCGTGCCGATGGCCCCGACGTGGAACCGATTGTCAACAAGTATCAGCCAAACTGCCTTTTCTATCATAACATCGACCGTGCCGACTTCCGTTGGGGAGGTTCGGAGACAGGTACAGTGGAATATCCCTGCTGGTCTACCTTTCCCGTCCCTTGCTCACACCATAAACGCATTGAAAGCAGTATCGACCAACTCGAACTGTTAAAACATGGCGATAAGAACGGTAGATACTGGGTACCGGCGATGGCAGACACTCCGCTACGGGGAGCAAACGGCCGCCACGAATGGTTCTGGGAACCGGATGACGAGAACAACATCTATCCGCTAAACACGCTGATGGATAAATATGAAAAGTCAGTAGGAAGAAACGCCACCCTCATTCTCGGATTAACTCCTGACCCGACCGGATTAATCCCTGCCGGAGACGCACAGCGCCTGAAAGAAATGGGAGATGAAATCAATCGGCGGTTCTCCTCCCCGATAGCCCGCATTTCGGGACAAAAGAAAAGCCTGACACTGAAACTTGGAAAGGAGCAGTCTGTCAATTACTGCATCATCCAGGAAAACATCAAAAACGGAGAACGCATCCGGCAATATCAGATAGAAGCCAAAGTGAACGGTAAATGGCAAACAGTCTGCAAAGGAGAATCCGTGGGGCACAAACGAATCGAAAAGTTTGAACCGGTAGAAGCCACAGCATTAAGACTGACCGTATCCGAATCTATCGCACTGCCGGATATTATAAACTTCAGCGCCTATTCCGTAAAATAA
- a CDS encoding sulfatase family protein: MIMHIPKSTYYHKWFIGATLVVPVLPLAAQTSPNLVFIMADQYRGDALGCLGKEPVKTPCLDHLASEGVLFTNAVSSYPVSSPARAMLMTGMYPLHNKVTGNCNSQTAPYGVELPQEARCWSDVLKDMNYRTGYIGKWHLDSPYKPYVDTYNNRGKVAWNEWCPPERRHGFEYWTAYGTYDYHLKPMYWDTTAPRDSFYYVNQWGPAYEADKAIEYIQTQKENKQPFALVVSMNPPHTGYELVPDKYKALYKDIDVEALCAHRPDIPAKGTEMGNYFRNNIRNYYACITGVDEQVGRIIETLKSNGLFENTIIVFTSDHGICMGAHNNAGKDIFYEEAMRIPMIISWPAKIKPRKDDHLMIAFADLYPSLLSLMGFRKEIPETVQTFDLSRHILGKSKKEVVQPYYYVQFDNHATGYRGLRTSTHTFAVHATNGKIDETVLFDRTKDPYQMDNIAGQSPRLVRQFNKQLKAWLLHTNDSFAHYLETVTK; encoded by the coding sequence ATGATAATGCACATACCAAAGAGTACATATTATCATAAATGGTTCATCGGAGCTACACTCGTCGTTCCGGTTCTTCCGCTTGCCGCCCAGACGTCTCCGAATCTTGTCTTCATCATGGCAGACCAGTATCGGGGAGACGCACTAGGTTGTCTGGGCAAAGAACCTGTAAAGACTCCTTGCCTGGATCATCTGGCTTCCGAAGGAGTCTTATTCACTAATGCAGTCAGCAGTTATCCTGTTTCATCACCCGCCCGTGCCATGCTGATGACGGGCATGTACCCCCTGCATAATAAAGTAACAGGCAACTGCAATTCACAAACAGCACCTTACGGAGTGGAGCTTCCACAGGAGGCCCGCTGTTGGAGTGATGTACTAAAAGACATGAACTACCGTACGGGATACATAGGAAAATGGCATCTGGATTCTCCTTACAAGCCTTATGTAGACACTTACAACAATCGTGGCAAAGTAGCGTGGAACGAATGGTGTCCGCCCGAACGCCGCCACGGATTTGAATACTGGACAGCCTACGGGACATACGATTATCATCTGAAACCGATGTACTGGGACACGACTGCTCCACGTGACAGTTTCTACTACGTCAACCAATGGGGCCCTGCATACGAAGCGGACAAAGCCATCGAATACATTCAGACACAAAAAGAGAATAAACAACCTTTCGCACTGGTCGTATCGATGAATCCTCCGCATACCGGTTACGAACTGGTTCCCGACAAATACAAAGCCCTATATAAGGATATAGATGTGGAAGCCCTCTGTGCCCACCGCCCCGACATACCCGCCAAAGGAACCGAAATGGGAAACTATTTCAGAAATAACATACGCAATTATTACGCCTGTATCACAGGGGTAGACGAGCAGGTAGGACGTATCATCGAAACCCTCAAAAGCAACGGACTGTTTGAGAATACCATCATTGTATTTACTTCCGATCATGGCATCTGCATGGGAGCTCACAACAATGCCGGAAAAGATATCTTCTACGAAGAAGCCATGCGCATCCCCATGATTATCTCGTGGCCGGCAAAGATAAAGCCACGCAAAGACGACCATTTGATGATCGCCTTCGCCGACTTATATCCTTCTCTCCTTTCCCTGATGGGATTCCGGAAGGAAATACCCGAAACGGTACAGACTTTCGACTTATCCCGCCATATTCTGGGCAAGAGTAAAAAAGAAGTGGTACAACCTTATTATTATGTACAGTTTGACAATCATGCCACCGGATACCGCGGGCTACGTACGTCAACCCATACATTCGCAGTCCACGCAACCAATGGAAAAATAGACGAAACAGTTCTTTTCGACCGAACCAAAGACCCCTATCAAATGGATAATATTGCCGGACAATCCCCCCGTCTGGTCCGGCAATTCAACAAACAACTCAAGGCATGGCTACTCCATACCAACGATTCATTTGCCCATTATCTTGAAACCGTAACTAAATAA